The following coding sequences are from one Rathayibacter sp. VKM Ac-2760 window:
- a CDS encoding HEAT repeat domain-containing protein, with amino-acid sequence MTDENRPADRLRAALTAPDASSRLQAAMTAGTRPADPYATVLVARCAVEPDFGVREMLTWALTRHDPAITVDLLLPELRSETPQARSQALHTLSKVGDPRAWPAITPALLHDEHPAVAHAAWRTAARLAPAPERPALARQLAEHLGEGDRPDQRALTRALLMLGDDAAPVLESAARSEEDPRRFHALATLRLLADPDEDVEEAFARARRP; translated from the coding sequence ATGACTGACGAGAACCGGCCCGCCGACAGGCTCCGCGCCGCCCTGACCGCCCCCGACGCGTCGTCCCGGCTGCAGGCGGCGATGACCGCAGGCACCCGCCCGGCCGATCCGTACGCGACGGTGCTGGTGGCCCGCTGCGCCGTGGAGCCGGACTTCGGCGTCCGCGAGATGCTCACCTGGGCGCTCACCCGGCACGACCCGGCGATCACCGTCGACCTGCTGCTGCCCGAGCTCCGGTCCGAGACGCCGCAGGCTCGGAGCCAGGCGCTGCACACGCTGTCGAAGGTCGGCGACCCGCGCGCCTGGCCCGCGATCACCCCCGCACTCCTGCACGACGAGCACCCGGCCGTCGCGCACGCGGCCTGGCGCACCGCCGCCCGCCTCGCTCCCGCGCCCGAGCGGCCCGCGCTCGCCCGGCAGCTCGCCGAGCACCTCGGCGAGGGGGACCGCCCGGACCAGCGCGCCCTCACCCGCGCGCTGCTGATGCTCGGCGACGACGCGGCCCCCGTCCTCGAGTCCGCGGCGCGATCGGAGGAGGACCCCCGCCGCTTCCACGCCCTCGCGACGCTCCGCCTCCTCGCCGACCCGGACGAGGACGTCGAGGAGGCCTTCGCCCGCGCCCGCCGCCCCTGA
- a CDS encoding M28 family peptidase, giving the protein MATPTEDTSGARRRRPLLGSAAMIGAGALVAGFAFAPAANAVEPVDFADSVTVDGIMNHLEAFQAIADANDGNRAIGTEGYELSGQYVEAVLKAAGYTTERQDFTTTTQTIDEFSLTTTPAVEGIPMSFTPSTPEGGVTGELIQPVDPLGCDADAWAGLDATGKVALVSRGTCSFSEKSAAAGAAGASAVIIYNNVPGEALNGTLGAPDDSYIPSVGITLEEGQSLIAALPTTATLVLEQTTTDTDTFNVITETPGGDHDNVVMLGAHLDGVPEGPGINDNGSGSATLLETAVQLAEAGETTNAVRFAWWGAEEVGLVGSYTYVDSLTEEDAGKIATYLNFDMVASPNYVVSVYDANESTYEAPVEVPAGSIATEKAFTDYFDSIDQPWIDTAFDGRSDYDGFISAGIPASGLFTGADDIKTEEEFALFGGTVGIPHDPNYHSAGDDLANINQEALGITSKAIAFVTASFAEDTSAIDAEKDPTTPEPEPTTPPFVLPTKEQVLELIAAGLSPREIAAELGITEAIARPYVQQIIDRFGITDRASAERLVREYLADRGLLAGV; this is encoded by the coding sequence GTGGCTACCCCCACTGAAGACACCTCCGGCGCACGACGCCGGCGTCCACTCCTCGGCTCGGCCGCGATGATCGGCGCCGGCGCGCTGGTCGCCGGCTTCGCCTTCGCTCCCGCGGCCAACGCCGTCGAGCCCGTCGACTTCGCCGACTCGGTGACCGTCGACGGCATCATGAACCACCTCGAGGCCTTCCAGGCCATCGCCGACGCCAACGACGGCAACCGCGCGATCGGCACCGAGGGCTACGAGCTCAGCGGCCAGTACGTGGAGGCGGTGCTGAAGGCGGCCGGCTACACCACCGAGCGCCAGGACTTCACCACCACCACCCAGACGATCGACGAGTTCTCGCTGACCACGACCCCCGCGGTCGAGGGCATCCCGATGTCGTTCACCCCCTCGACCCCCGAGGGCGGCGTCACCGGCGAGCTGATCCAGCCGGTCGACCCGCTGGGCTGCGACGCCGACGCCTGGGCCGGACTGGACGCCACCGGCAAGGTCGCCCTGGTCAGCCGCGGCACCTGCAGCTTCTCGGAGAAGTCGGCCGCAGCCGGCGCCGCCGGAGCCTCGGCCGTCATCATCTACAACAACGTCCCGGGAGAGGCGCTCAACGGCACGCTCGGCGCGCCCGACGACAGCTACATCCCCTCGGTCGGCATCACCCTCGAGGAGGGCCAGTCGCTGATCGCCGCGCTGCCCACGACGGCGACCCTCGTGCTCGAGCAGACCACGACCGACACCGACACCTTCAACGTCATCACCGAGACGCCCGGCGGCGACCACGACAACGTGGTCATGCTCGGCGCGCACCTCGACGGCGTGCCCGAGGGCCCCGGCATCAACGACAACGGCTCCGGATCGGCGACGCTCCTCGAGACCGCCGTGCAGCTCGCCGAGGCCGGCGAGACCACCAATGCCGTGCGCTTCGCCTGGTGGGGCGCCGAGGAGGTCGGCCTGGTCGGCTCCTACACCTACGTCGACTCGCTGACGGAGGAGGACGCCGGCAAGATCGCCACCTACCTGAACTTCGACATGGTCGCCTCGCCGAACTACGTCGTCTCCGTCTACGACGCGAACGAGTCCACCTACGAGGCTCCGGTCGAGGTGCCCGCGGGCTCCATCGCGACCGAGAAGGCGTTCACGGACTACTTCGACTCGATCGACCAGCCCTGGATCGACACCGCGTTCGACGGCCGCAGCGACTACGACGGCTTCATCTCGGCCGGCATCCCCGCGTCGGGCCTGTTCACCGGAGCGGACGACATCAAGACCGAGGAGGAGTTCGCGCTCTTCGGCGGCACCGTCGGCATCCCGCACGACCCGAACTACCACTCGGCCGGCGACGACCTGGCGAACATCAACCAGGAGGCCCTCGGCATCACCTCGAAGGCGATCGCGTTCGTGACCGCCTCGTTCGCGGAGGACACCTCGGCGATCGACGCGGAGAAGGACCCGACCACGCCGGAGCCGGAGCCCACCACCCCGCCGTTCGTGCTCCCCACCAAGGAGCAGGTGCTCGAGCTGATCGCCGCCGGCCTCTCGCCGCGCGAGATCGCGGCCGAGCTCGGCATCACCGAGGCGATCGCGCGGCCGTACGTCCAGCAGATCATCGACCGGTTCGGCATCACCGACCGGGCGAGCGCTGAGCGACTGGTCCGCGAGTACCTCGCCGACCGCGGCCTGCTCGCCGGCGTCTAG
- a CDS encoding alpha/beta hydrolase, producing MTTRAPETRTALLLHGLGGASATWWRVAEALMAAGWSVTAPDLRGHGAGPRGGSSRHDDYADDVLALRGPGAWDLVVGHSLGGAVAVRAAARDTGWARRLVLLDPVLRLEEAERAEVRVGELAALSVVPEELAAAEPGWDERDRAEKLRAAHAADPAAVAATIDDNDPWDLLADVPALQAPVLMLGGDPAVFTMLPPSLAALVLRANPRVRYAVVAGAGHSPHRDRPAETLAMLREWAESDATR from the coding sequence GCACGGACTCGGCGGCGCCTCAGCGACCTGGTGGCGGGTCGCCGAGGCGCTGATGGCCGCCGGCTGGAGCGTGACCGCCCCGGATCTGCGCGGCCACGGCGCCGGCCCCCGCGGCGGCTCCTCCCGGCACGACGACTACGCCGACGACGTGCTCGCCCTTCGCGGGCCCGGCGCCTGGGACCTCGTGGTCGGCCACTCCCTCGGCGGTGCGGTCGCCGTTCGAGCCGCGGCGCGCGACACGGGCTGGGCGCGGCGACTGGTGCTGCTCGACCCGGTCCTCCGCCTCGAGGAGGCGGAGCGGGCGGAGGTGCGCGTCGGCGAGCTCGCGGCGCTCTCCGTCGTGCCGGAGGAGCTCGCGGCCGCCGAGCCGGGGTGGGACGAGCGCGACCGGGCCGAGAAGCTGCGCGCCGCGCACGCGGCCGACCCCGCCGCCGTCGCGGCGACGATCGACGACAACGACCCGTGGGATCTTCTCGCCGACGTCCCGGCGCTGCAGGCGCCCGTGCTGATGCTCGGAGGCGACCCCGCGGTCTTCACGATGCTCCCGCCGTCCCTCGCCGCCCTGGTGCTCCGCGCGAACCCCCGGGTGCGCTACGCCGTGGTGGCCGGAGCCGGCCACAGCCCGCACCGCGACCGCCCCGCCGAGACGCTGGCGATGCTCCGCGAGTGGGCCGAGAGCGACGCGACGCGCTGA